The following is a genomic window from Procambarus clarkii isolate CNS0578487 chromosome 75, FALCON_Pclarkii_2.0, whole genome shotgun sequence.
GGTGGATGTGAGAGTGAGGTAGGGATGAAAGCGACAGAGTGAGGAAGTACAGAAGTAAAGGTAGAAGTGTGAAGGGCAGCCCAGCAGGGTAGTAAAGATGGGTGAGGAATAAGGTCAACAGGTCGTGAACAGTTCTGTAAAATCTCGTGTATTTATCTCTTCACTGTGAACACATTTTAAAGAATACTTCATCAATACTGAATCATCTAAGTAAAGGTTCTGAATGTTTGGTATTACCTTTCTTTTTCCATTATATGTTAACATATGAATTTGAAATTATCCAACAAAGCATCGATCAATTTGGTTCTCATTGTCAACAAATTATTTGCTGGATAACGTAAGTGTTTTAGTTGGTAACGCTCCTTAACACAGCTCCAAGGGTCGTGTTAGGTATATTGGCTACATTTACACATTTCTCTCTTGGTTTCAGAGCTCTACTTCTCATTGCTCTTGCCTTACCCAATGTTTCCATTAATGTCCAAGTATTTTATGACACCTCAGAAAGCATTACCAGCGCGCGTTTAACAACCAAATTGAATcacaattaaaattaaaattgtaAAAAATAgctcaattaaatttaaaaaatttgCTGCTCAGTTTCCTTATAATTAGAGGAAAACTAACGGAGTTATCTTGTATGTTTTGAGATTTACATTTTACCGCCACAGACGCTGCCACAAACATCCTAAACAATGTTAATTGGAAGAGTACACAGTAATTAACTTTGAAAATATTTTCAATCGCCTTTTTCAATTAATCTATTTTTTGTATGATAATGATGCAACAAATTAGTAGTCAGCAGCACTAGTTGCCCATAATTTGAACTCTTTCTTTGgctaattaaaaattaaaaaaaaaggtttAGATTACTGCAAACATTTGTTAATAAAGCTCAAAATGGAGGTGTAAAGTTTGGCTTTATTGCGGTGTTGAGAAAAGTTAAACAAAAATGATAAATAATATGGTAATGGCCTCTTTGTTATCTTGTTACAGAGTTTGAATTTGCCTAAACTGAGAACCTCAAACTTAGAAATAATTATTCAGTCAAAATGTTGATCATACTGAGGACTTAGTTTATTTTGCAGTttcctttaaatttaaaattatacCTACTAGTATAGACGACATATTTAATTAATTGTATTACAAAATGGTGTGAGGTAATGTTCATTTTGTAAAATGGAGATACAATTACAGTCTTGAGATACTGTGAGTGTGACATTGCCCTCTACACCTTGCACCAAGTATCTTTAGTGTACACTCTGTGTACACAAGGTGCGCTCTCTGTTAACCAAGTCATAAGCCAATTTCGCTGCAAGCATTTTAAATGTGCAAAACCTCGACTTGTTTATGCTGCTTCTAAATAAGCATGATATATAGGAAGTAAATATATGAATTACAAGAATATATTTCTCCACCCGTTGCCTGGAGAATATATTTTATCAGTCCCATCAAATGTCTTCACCAAGTAATTACCCATTATATGGAGTAGTAACAGGGTGTGGTCGTCCCTACTGCTGTGGAGTAGGAAGGTGTGGTCGTCCCTACTGCTGTGGAGTAGGAAGGTGTGGTCGTCTCTACTGCTGTGGAGTAGGAAGGTGTGGTCGTCCCTACTGCTGTGGAGTAGGAAGGTGTGGTCGTCCCtactgctgtggaggaggaaggtgtGGTCGTCCCTACTGCTGTGGAGTAGGAAGGTGTGGTCGTCCCTACTGCTGTGGAGTAGGAAGGTGTGGTCGTCCCTACTGCTGTGGAGTAGGAAGGTGTGGTCGTCCCTACTGCTGTGGAGTAGGAAGGTGTGGTCGTCCCTACTGCTGTGGAGTAGGAAGGTGTGGTCGTCCCTACTGCTGTGGAGTAGGAAGGTGTGGTCGTCACTACTGCTGTGGAGCAGGAAGGTGTGGTCGTCCTTACTGCTGTGGAGTAGGAAGGTGTGGTCGTCCCTACTGCTGTGGAGTAGGAAGGTGTGGTCGTCCCTACTGCTGTGGAGTAGGAAGGTGTGGTCGTCCCTACTGCTGTGGAGTAGGAAGGTGTGGTCGTCACTACTGCTGTGGAGTAGGAAGGTGTGGTCGTCCCTACTGATGTGGAGTAGTAACAACGTGTGGTCGTCCTTACTGATGTGGAGTAGGAAGGTGTGGTCGTTCCTGCTACTGTGGAGTAGGAAGGTGTGGTCGTCCCTACTGCTGTGGAGTAGTAACAAGGTGTGGTCGTCCCTATTGATATGGAGTAGTAACAAGGTGTGGTCGTCCATATTAATATGGAATAGTAACAAGGTGTGGTCGTCCATATTAATATGGAGTAGTAACAAGGTGTGGTCGTCTCTATTGATATGGAGTAGTAACAAGGTGGGGTCGTCCTTACTCTCTGACATAGAGTAGTAACAAGGTGTGGTCGTCCCTATTAATGTGGAGTAGTAAGAAGGTGCGGTCGTCCCTATTAATATAGAGTAGTAACAAGGTGTGGTCGTCCCTATTAATATAGAGTAGTAACAAGGTGTGGTCGTCCCTATTAATATAGAGTAGTAACAAGGTGTGGTCGTCCCTATTAATATAGAGTAGTAACAAGGTGTGGTCGTCCCTATTAATATAGAGTAGTAACAAGGTGTGGTTGTCCCTATTTATATAGAGTAGTACCAAGGTGTGGTCGTCCCTATTAATATAGAGTAGTAACAAGGCGTGGTCGTCCCTATTAATATGGAGTAGTAACAAGGTGTGGTCGTCCCTATTAATGTGGAGTAGTAAGAAGGTGTGGTCGTCCCTATTAATATAGAGTAGTAACAAGGTGTGGTCGTCCCTATTAATATAGAGTAGTAACAAGGTGTGGTCGTCCCTATTAATATAGAGTTGTAACAAGGTGTGGTCGTCCCTATTAATATGGAGTAGTAACAAGGTGTGGTCGTCCCTATTAATGTGGAGTAGTAAGAAGGTGTGGTCGTCCCTATTAATATAGAGTAGTAACAAGGTGTGGTCGTCCCTATTAATATAGAGTAGTAACAAGGTGTGGTCGTCCCTATTAATATAGAGTTGTAACAAGGTGTGGTCGTCCCTATTAATATGGAGTAGTAACAAGGTGTGGTCGTCCCTATTAATATAGAGCAGTAACAAGGTGTGGTCGTCTCTATTTGCCGTTTTTATGAAGCTGGAGATGAACTGTTACATAAACTCTACCAAGCTATGTCTTCGCTAGAGTATACGTTAATTAACCTGTGTTTCTGTGGTTTTTCACCATGCCCATTTTATGTTAACACTTCAACAATTTAAATTGAATTAAATTGTATAAATATAGGTCTTTAACCTCTTATTATTTCAATTCTAAaagaatatttttatatatttcaaGAATTCACAATTTTTCCTCCAAATGTTTTCTCATCAAACATTTACTGACACGTTACTGACCCTTCAACTGTACTTGAAAAAGTTGTCCTGGAAACATGTGTCCTTAAAATTATGCAGAAATTTCCTGAAAATTGCTTTATCTTAAGTAATGTTAAATTAACAGTCGACACGAATTGTCCAGGATAGCCAGGAATAACCCATTCCTTCTCTAAGTTGACTTCCACATCTTATCAGGACTAATTAATGAGAATAATCATATAACAATAAAATATTGTGAAAATACTAGTAACACCTGCTTTTTCCACCCAATCTTTCCCTCCGCActtagaagagttaggggtgacatgatagaggtttacaagtgggtgaatggacataacaaaggggatattaatagggtattaaaagtatcaacacaagacagaacacgaaacaatgggtataaattggataggtttagatttaggaaagacttgggtaaatactggttcagtaacagggttgttgatttgtggaaccaattgccgcgtaacattgtggaggtggggttcctcgattgtttcaagcatgggttggacatgtatatgagtgggattgggtggttataaataggagctgcctcgtatgggccaacaggccttctgcagttgcctttgttcttatgttcttatgtacaacAAAACTTGAGTTTTACATCCATTTTCAGTTATGGTGTTCCATACACTAAGAACACCCTAATGATCCCTCCCGGGCCACGTAGCCAAGCTTCTCTtcctctcacagcagcaacattCACTATTCATGAGCTTAACTAGAGAGTCACCAGCTACTGAAATATTCATACTTTGTCTCTTTGTTCCGTTCCTTCTCTTTCCTTTGCTGCTTACTGCATCTACACAACATTTATCCTGTAGTATTCAAAAGAAATTTTAAATTTGCTACTCAAGGAGAACGTAGTTCCCACAGTTTTGCTTTGCTTCTGTCCATATAATAGCATAATTTCGCTTTAAAGCAGCATCGCAGTGCCATTGTTACCCTCAAACTCAACAACCACAAAGTGAGCACGATTTTCCATGTATTTAACTTCCTTTGTAACCGTCCTTCGGTCACAGTTTTATAACATTAAACTTTTCGATGTTATTTCACTTTTGTCATCAAAGCTGAACACAGACCAAGCAATTCCTCCAGCAACTGAAGGACGGAGAGGAGGTGAGGAGAGAGAGTAATACATGGAAaatagagaatatatatatattgatattacgAGTGGAGAGTGAGAGACTGAGTGTTACAGGAGGCATGACAATCTAATAAGGAGAGAGGAGACTTGTCACAATAAAGAGACAAGGTGACAAGAGACTGAAGAAAGAGAAGATAGTCACAATAAGCAAGGGAGATATAGGGTGGTGAGAGTGAAACTGAAGCTAGAGATTAAGATGAGAAAAATATGAGAGCTGGAGAGAATAATGAGCGAAGGAGTGCAAGTAGGAGTGTCACCCACCACAGAGACCATCGTCTATGGGTGAGAAGACGGTGACCAGGAGCCAGTGAACGTTAGTAGTGAACCAGGAGGTGGTCTATAGAGCGTACATTATCTGACGCAGGTGTTACGGGGGTGTAACTTTACTAACTGGACGATAGTTTGGTACAGAGTACCTCGCCTGACTGGAGTACCTTGCCTGACTGGCGTACCTCCTTGACTGGAGTACCTCGCCTGACTGGCGTACCTCCTTGACTGGAGTACCTCGCCTGACTGGAGTATATGGCCTGACTGGAGTACCTCGCCTGACTGGCGTACCTCGCCTGACTGGCGTACCTCGCCTGACTGGCGTACCTCGCCTGACTGGAGTACCTCGCCTGACTGGTGTACATGGCCTGACTGGAGTACATGGTCTGACTGGAGGACATGGCCTGACTGGAGTACCTCGCCTACCTGGAGTACATGGCCTGACTGGAGGACATGGCCTGACTGGAGTACCTCGCCTACCTGGAGTACATGGTCTGACTGGAGTACATGGTCTGACTGGAGTACATGGTCTGACTGGAGGACATGGCCTGACTGGAGGACATGGCCTGACTGGAGGACGAGGCCTGACTGGAGGACATGGTCTGACTGGAGGACATGGCCAGACTGGAGGACATGGCCAGACTGGAGGACATGGTCTGACTGGAGGACATGGTCTGACTGGAGGACGAGGCCTGACTGGAGGACATGGTCTGACTGGAGGACATGGCCTGACTGGAGGACATGGCCTGACTGGAGGACATGGTCTGACTGGAGGACATGGCCTGACTGGAGGACATGGCCTGACTGGAGGACATGGCCTGACTGGAGGACATGGCCTGACTGGAGGACATGGCCTGACTGGAGGACATGGCCTGACTGGAGGACATGGCCTGACTGGAGGGCATGGTCTGACTGGAGGACATGGCCTGACTGGAGTACATGGCTTGACTGGAGTACATGGCCTGACTGGAGGACATGGTCTGACTGGAGGACATGGCCTGACTGGAGTACATGGCCTGACTGCAGTACATGGCCTGACTGCAGTACATGGCCTGACTGGAGTACATGGCCTGACTGGAGGATATGGCCTGACTGGAGTACATGGCATGACTGGAGTACATGGCATGACTGGAGGACATGGCATGACTGGACTACATGGCATGACTGGAGTACATGGCATGACTGGAGGACATGGCCTAACTGGAGTACATGGCCTGACTGGAGGACATGGCCTGACTGGAGTACTGTCATGGAGAGACTGGAGTCTCTCGCCAGTCACTCTTCCACTCCCTCCCATTCACCACAATTATCAAGCAAACATTTTTCGTTTTCTTCTCACTGTCTCTCTGAACCTCGACAGCAGACTGgcaaaagaaaaaacaaaaaacaggtAACCAAATATAAACATTTGTATACTGCCCAAAACTCATATCTTTTTGGAGAAGGAGCCTTCAGGGCCTGAACGTACATACACCATGGACCTCCAATTCTTGCTACATTTGGCCTGAAACCACCATTCAGCGGTTTCAGGCTAAAACTAGTTTTTTTTATGTTAACATTAATGTCGAAAGATTTGTGAATCCTTAAAGATATTGAAGTTGTTATAACTAGTTCAAGTAGTTAAAACTAGTTCAAGTAATTAAGAGTAGAAATAACAAGTTCACGTAGTTATAGGTCTGTTGAAACAAAATTGGGAATATCTTCAGATTACTTTATTGAGTTTATGAATGGGGACCATTTGTTGTTGGGATTTTGTAGCACTGAAGACCACGACTATCTACCAGGCTatcatcaccttccctctgaGAGGACCAATGCtcgacacacactaccatcactactttgtggaccacaacaacacccccacacactaccatcactactttgtggaccacaacaacacccacacactaccatcactacttggtggaccacaacaacacccccacacactaccatcactacttggtggaccacaacaacacccccccacactaccatcactacttggtggaccacaacaacacccccacacactaccatcactacttggtggaccacaacaacacccacacacactaccatcactacttggtggaccacaacaacacccccacacactaccatcactacttggtggaccacaacaacaccacacactaccatcactacttggtggaccacaacaacacccccccacactaccatcactacttggtggaccacaacacccacacactaccatcactacttggtggaccacaacaacacccacacacactaccatcactacttggtggaccacaacaacaccacacacactaccatcactacttggtggaccacaacaacacccacacactaccatcactacttggtggaccacaacaacacccacacactaccatcactacttggtggaccacaacaacacccccacacactaccatcactacttggtggaccacaacaacacccacacacactaccatcactacctggtggaccacaacaacacccacacactaccatcactacttggtggaccacaacaacacccacacactaccatcactacttggtggaccacaacaacacccccacacactaccatcactacttggtggaccacaacaacacccccacacactaccatcactacttggtggaccacaacacccacacactaccatcactacttggtggaccacaacaacacccacacacactaccatcactacttggtggaccacaacaacaccacacacactaccatcactacttggtggaccacaacaacacccacacactaccatcactacttggtggaccacaacaacacccacacacactaccatcactacttggtggaccacaacaacacccacacactaccatcactacttggtggaccacaacaacacccacacacactaccatcactacttggtggaccacaacaacacccacacacactaccatcactacttggtggaccacaacaacacccacacactaccatcactacttggtggaccacaacaacacccacacacactaccatcactacttggtggaccacaacaacaccacacacaaaaggtgtctgctggagctagatgtgacaaaggctgttgggcctgatagaatctcaccatggatactaaaggaaggtgcagaagcactaagtgtgccactctctatggtgtataacaggtcactggaaacaggagacttaccagaaagttggaagacagctaacgtggtcccaatatacaaaaagggtgacaggcaagaggcactgaattacaggccagtttccttaacttgtataccatgcaaggtgctggagaagatcgtgaggaaaaggctcgtagagcatctggagggaaataactttgtaacgcaccaccaacatgggttcagagatggtaaatcgtgcctcacaggtttaatagaattttatgaccaggcaacgaaaattaggcaggaaagagaagggtgggccgactgcattttcctggattgccaaaaagcctttgacacagtaccccataaaaggctgttaaaaaagttggagcaacaggcaggagtaaaagggaaggtgctccagtggataagggagtacttaagcaacaggaaacagcgagtaacggtgagggggaagacatcagagtggcgagatgtcaccagcggagtcccacagggctccgtacttggacccatcctgtttctaatatatgtgaacgatcttccagagggtatagactcattcctctcaatgtttgctgatgatgcaaaaattatgagaagaatcaagacggatgaagatagacagagactacaggatgacctggatagactggaggaatggtctagaaaatggctgctgaagttcaactctggaaagtgtaaggtgatgaaattaggcgaagggagcaggaggctgaacacaaggtatcatctgggaggggaaatcctgcaagaatcaaatagagagaaggatctgggggttgatatcacaccgaacctgtcccccagaggcccacatcaaaagaatatcatcagcggcatatgctagactgaccaacataaggactgccttcagaaacttgtgtaaggaatctttcagaaccctgtataccacttatgtaagaccaatcctggagtatgcagctccagcctggagtccatacctagttaaacacaagacaaagttagagaagattcagcggtatgccaccaggctcgtcccggaactgagaggattgagctacgaggaaaggctaaaggagctgaacctcacatccctggaaaacagaagagtaaggggagacatgataaccacctacaaaattctcaggggaattgacagggtggacaaagacaaactcttcagcacgggtgggacacgaacaaggggacacaggtggaaacctagtacccagatgagccacagagacgttagaaagaatttttttcagtgtcagagtagttaataaatggaatgcactaggaagtgatgtggtggaggctgactccatacacactttcaaatgtagatatgatagagcccagtaggctcaggaatctgtacaccagttgattgacagttgagaggcgggaccaaagagccaaagctcaacccccgcaagcacaattaggtgagtacaattaggtgagtacacactaccatcactacttggtggaccacaacaacacccccacacactaccatcactacttggtggaccacaacaacacccacacacactaccatcactacttggtggaccacaacaacacccacacactaccatcactacttggtggaccacaacaacacccacacactaccatgactacttggtggaccacaacaacacccccacacactaccatcactacttggtggaccacaacaacacacccacacactaccatcactacttggtggtccacaacaacacccacacactaccatcactacttggtggaccacaacaacacccacacactaccatcactacttggtggaccacaacaacacccacacactaccatcactacttggtggaccacaacaacacccccacactaccatcactacttggtggaccacaacaacacccccacacactaccatcactacttgatggaccacaacaccctccacactaccatcactacttggtggaccacaacaacacacccacacactaccatcactacttggtggtccacaacaacacccacacactaccatcactacttggtggaccacaacaacacccacacactaccgtcactacttggtggaccacaacaacacccccacactaccgtcactacttggtggaccacaacaacacccccacactaccatcactacttggtggaccacaacaacacccccacacactaccatcactacttggtggaccacaacaacacccccacactaccatcactacttggtggaccacaacaacacccccacacactaccatcactacttgatggaccacaacaccctccacactaccatcactacttggtggaccacaacaa
Proteins encoded in this region:
- the LOC123771776 gene encoding uncharacterized protein, translating into MSSSHAMYSSHAMYSSQAISSSQAMYSSQAMYCSQAMYCSQAMYSSQAMSSSQTMSSSQAMYSSQAMYSSQAMSSSQTMPSSQAMSSSQAMSSSQAMSSSQAMSSSQAMSSSQAMSSSQAMSSSQTMSSSQAMSSSQAMSSSQTMSSSQASSSSQTMSSSQTMSSSLAMSSSLAMSSSQTMSSSQASSSSQAMSSSQAMSSSQTMYSSQTMYSSQTMYSR